The Sporosarcina ureae genome includes a region encoding these proteins:
- a CDS encoding TetR/AcrR family transcriptional regulator, protein MPKHEVKSTVKDEELIQKRREQISRGAVKLFIDKGFHRTTTREIAKEAGFSIGTLYEYIRTKEDVLYLVCDNIYNEVKVRLSELDNNDNTVEGLRVAIARYYEVIDQMSDEFLVMYQESKSLPSEALRYVLTKELEMVEQFETIIRKCVEAGNLRIGRDEVSLTAHHILVSGQMWSFRRWALRKQYTLEHYTRVQTDLLIKGVEK, encoded by the coding sequence ATGCCCAAACATGAAGTGAAATCTACCGTCAAAGATGAAGAACTCATTCAGAAGCGACGTGAACAAATTAGCCGGGGCGCTGTGAAATTATTTATTGATAAAGGATTCCACAGGACGACTACACGTGAAATCGCCAAAGAAGCGGGCTTCAGTATTGGCACACTGTACGAGTATATTCGGACAAAAGAAGACGTCCTGTATCTCGTCTGTGACAATATTTACAATGAAGTGAAAGTTCGCCTGTCTGAGCTCGACAACAATGACAACACGGTAGAAGGGCTACGTGTGGCGATTGCACGGTATTATGAAGTCATCGATCAAATGTCGGATGAATTCCTCGTCATGTACCAGGAGTCGAAGTCGTTACCTAGCGAAGCACTTCGTTACGTACTCACGAAAGAACTGGAAATGGTTGAGCAATTTGAGACCATTATTCGTAAATGCGTGGAAGCTGGTAATCTTCGCATTGGACGGGATGAAGTATCATTGACCGCACATCACATCCTCGTATCTGGCCAAATGTGGTCGTTCCGAAGATGGGCGTTGCGCAAACAATATACGTTAGAACACTATACGAGAGTACAAACTGATCTACTTATTAAAGGTGTAGAGAAGTAA